The following proteins are encoded in a genomic region of Acidobacteriota bacterium:
- a CDS encoding DUF1697 domain-containing protein gives MRYVALLRGINVGGNTMIKMTELKAAFEGCGFENVVTYINSGNLAFDVADDAEEGHLVSLIGQLIETNFGKQIPVMIREQAWIDQILANNPFEGEFESHKEMHVLFLREEMPAEKIDQLMAAAMPPERFAVTGREIYCHLPLGVADSLLGKGFIEKKLKVAVTGRNWRTVQKLAVL, from the coding sequence ATGCGATACGTTGCTCTACTCCGCGGCATCAATGTCGGCGGGAACACGATGATCAAGATGACGGAACTCAAGGCCGCGTTCGAGGGATGCGGCTTTGAGAATGTCGTTACTTATATCAATAGTGGGAATCTCGCGTTTGATGTTGCAGACGACGCCGAAGAAGGGCATTTGGTTTCGCTGATCGGGCAATTGATCGAAACCAATTTCGGCAAACAGATCCCGGTAATGATCCGCGAACAAGCGTGGATCGACCAAATCCTCGCGAACAATCCGTTCGAGGGAGAATTCGAAAGTCATAAAGAGATGCACGTTCTCTTTCTGCGTGAGGAGATGCCAGCAGAAAAGATAGACCAACTAATGGCCGCCGCAATGCCGCCCGAGCGTTTTGCCGTGACCGGCCGCGAGATATACTGCCATTTGCCTCTGGGCGTGGCGGACAGTTTGCTCGGCAAGGGCTTTATTGAGAAGAAACTAAAGGTCGCCGTGACTGGTCGTAATTGGCGGACCGTGCAGAAACTAGCTGTTCTCTAA
- the dnaJ gene encoding molecular chaperone DnaJ, whose translation MAKRDYYEVLGVAKTASDADIKKAYRALAVQHHPDKNPDDPAAEEKFKEAAEAYAVLSDADKRASYDRFGHQAGAQGAGFDPGFSNIEDIFEVFGFGDMFGQRQSRRSTVQRGSDLRYDLEITLEEAATGKDEKLRIPRLEKCDECSGSGAEKGTTADICITCAGSGQTRYQQGFFSVMRTCPNCSGQGRIIKSPCKTCRGQGRVEKEKTIEIKIPAGVETGSRLRVSGEGEGGVNGGPAGDLFVVLHVAEHERFERQGANLYSAVPITFAQAALGAEIKVQTLDGEEELKIPAGTQTGTVFRVKSQGMPALGGRGRGDLFVAVTLITPKTLTKEQRKLLEQLAEIEDADFTDESFLDKVRNIFG comes from the coding sequence ATGGCTAAACGAGATTATTACGAAGTGCTGGGCGTTGCGAAAACGGCGTCGGACGCGGATATTAAGAAGGCGTATCGGGCTTTAGCGGTCCAGCATCATCCGGACAAGAACCCTGACGATCCGGCGGCGGAAGAGAAATTCAAGGAAGCGGCCGAGGCGTATGCGGTGCTTTCGGATGCGGACAAACGGGCTTCGTATGACCGTTTTGGGCATCAGGCCGGGGCACAAGGTGCGGGATTCGATCCGGGATTTTCGAATATCGAGGACATCTTCGAAGTGTTTGGTTTCGGAGATATGTTCGGGCAGCGGCAGTCGAGGCGTTCGACCGTCCAACGCGGCTCGGACCTGCGTTACGACCTCGAGATCACGCTCGAAGAAGCCGCGACCGGCAAGGACGAAAAGCTCCGCATTCCGCGTCTCGAAAAATGCGACGAATGCAGCGGCAGCGGTGCCGAAAAAGGCACGACCGCCGATATCTGCATTACCTGTGCAGGCAGCGGCCAGACGCGTTATCAACAGGGCTTTTTCAGCGTCATGCGAACCTGTCCGAACTGTTCGGGCCAAGGCCGCATCATCAAATCGCCTTGCAAAACTTGTCGCGGCCAGGGCCGTGTTGAAAAAGAAAAGACGATCGAGATCAAGATCCCCGCAGGCGTCGAGACCGGTTCACGCCTACGCGTCTCCGGCGAAGGCGAAGGCGGCGTAAACGGCGGCCCCGCGGGCGATCTATTCGTAGTCCTGCACGTCGCCGAGCACGAGCGATTTGAACGTCAGGGTGCGAATCTTTATTCGGCAGTGCCGATAACGTTCGCCCAAGCGGCTCTCGGTGCCGAGATCAAGGTCCAAACCCTCGACGGCGAAGAAGAACTAAAGATTCCCGCCGGAACCCAAACCGGAACCGTTTTCCGAGTGAAATCACAAGGAATGCCGGCTCTCGGCGGCCGCGGCCGCGGCGACCTGTTTGTTGCGGTTACGCTCATCACGCCAAAGACGCTGACAAAAGAACAACGCAAGCTGCTAGAGCAGCTTGCGGAGATCGAAGACGCAGATTTTACGGACGAGTCGTTCCTCGATAAGGTGCGGAATATCTTTGGTTAG
- a CDS encoding FAD-binding oxidoreductase → MKLRSNEPFWLVKNGLIGSYPSLDRDLETEILVVGSGITGSLIAHRCVAEGYKTTLIDRREIANGSSSATTSMLQYEIDTRLWELIDMIGELGAVDSYWACFNSIDDLGKISNEIGSTCGFKKKDSLYFAARKKEIPSLRKEFHARQKHGFPVSWLEPFEIEEKYALQRTFGGILSRQGGSIDAFCLAHEILQFNQKRGLAIYDKTDLIKKVHTKNGVTLTTEYGNVIKAEKVIYCTGFESVEMIKDKFVDLISTYAIVGEVSEDDHSHLSETLFWNTADPYIYMRTTDDNRVLIGGEDEDFVDAAKRDSLVTEKADKIEKKLKGLLPSIKFRTDFAWAGTFGETKDGLPYIGEHPNYPSAYFVLGYGGNGITFSVIGADMIAANLKGEKYPLDEYFRFRR, encoded by the coding sequence ATGAAACTCAGATCGAACGAGCCGTTTTGGCTGGTAAAAAACGGGCTGATCGGATCGTATCCGTCACTGGATAGAGATCTGGAAACCGAGATCCTGGTAGTCGGAAGCGGAATAACCGGCAGCCTGATCGCCCACCGTTGTGTGGCTGAGGGCTACAAGACAACGCTGATCGACCGCCGCGAGATCGCCAACGGCAGCTCGTCTGCGACGACATCGATGCTCCAATACGAGATCGACACGCGTCTTTGGGAACTTATCGACATGATCGGCGAACTCGGTGCGGTCGACAGCTATTGGGCATGTTTCAATTCGATCGACGATCTCGGCAAGATATCGAACGAGATCGGTTCGACCTGCGGTTTCAAAAAGAAAGATTCCCTATACTTTGCGGCTAGGAAAAAAGAAATTCCGTCTTTGAGGAAAGAGTTCCACGCCCGCCAAAAGCACGGCTTTCCGGTCAGTTGGCTTGAACCATTCGAGATCGAGGAGAAATATGCACTTCAAAGGACATTCGGCGGAATTCTTTCGCGTCAGGGCGGCAGCATTGACGCGTTTTGCCTCGCTCACGAGATACTCCAATTCAACCAAAAACGCGGCCTCGCGATCTATGACAAGACCGATCTGATCAAGAAAGTACATACCAAAAACGGTGTTACCTTAACCACCGAATATGGCAATGTCATCAAGGCAGAAAAGGTGATCTACTGCACCGGCTTCGAGAGCGTCGAGATGATCAAGGACAAATTCGTCGATCTCATCTCGACCTACGCGATCGTCGGCGAAGTGTCAGAGGACGACCATTCACATCTGAGTGAAACACTATTCTGGAACACCGCCGACCCTTATATTTACATGCGGACAACGGACGATAACCGCGTCTTGATCGGCGGCGAGGACGAAGATTTTGTCGATGCGGCCAAGAGAGATTCGCTGGTCACCGAAAAGGCCGATAAGATCGAGAAAAAGCTGAAAGGGCTGCTGCCGTCCATCAAATTCCGAACAGATTTTGCCTGGGCAGGCACGTTCGGCGAGACCAAAGACGGCCTTCCATACATCGGCGAACACCCGAATTACCCCTCCGCCTATTTCGTCCTCGGCTACGGCGGCAACGGCATCACGTTCTCGGTGATCGGAGCGGACATGATCGCCGCCAACCTGAAAGGCGAAAAGTATCCGCTCGACGAATATTTTCGATTCAGACGTTGA
- a CDS encoding dCTP deaminase, with product MTIKSDIWLRRMADEHDMITPFLPELVREVNGNRIISAGASSYGYDMRLADDGFRIFSSVYADEIDPKRFDEDSSLIEPPVREADDGAKYYLLPPHHYGLGVTVETFKMPRNVTGVALGKSTYARAGLLVNTTPLEAGWTGRLVVEIANLANLPLRVYINEGIGQILFFESDEDCAVSYDDRGGKYQGQTGLTFAKV from the coding sequence ATGACAATTAAATCTGATATTTGGCTGCGCCGAATGGCCGATGAACATGACATGATCACGCCGTTTTTGCCTGAGCTGGTGCGTGAAGTGAACGGCAATCGCATCATCTCGGCCGGTGCATCGAGCTACGGCTATGACATGCGGCTGGCCGACGACGGTTTTCGCATATTCTCGTCCGTTTACGCCGACGAGATCGACCCAAAGCGATTTGACGAAGATTCATCATTGATCGAACCGCCTGTCCGCGAAGCAGACGACGGTGCGAAGTACTATCTCCTGCCGCCGCATCATTACGGCCTCGGCGTGACGGTTGAAACTTTCAAGATGCCGCGAAATGTGACCGGCGTCGCCCTCGGCAAATCTACCTACGCCCGTGCGGGCCTGCTGGTCAACACCACGCCGCTCGAAGCCGGCTGGACCGGACGCCTCGTAGTCGAGATCGCCAATCTGGCCAATCTACCGCTCCGTGTATACATTAACGAAGGGATCGGCCAGATCTTGTTCTTCGAATCTGACGAGGATTGTGCTGTCAGCTACGATGACCGCGGCGGCAAATACCAAGGCCAAACGGGCCTGACATTCGCGAAGGTGTAG
- a CDS encoding GxxExxY protein, with translation MAEIIYREESHKIMGACFEVYKEKGCGFTEPVYQECLKIEFERQSIPFVARPKLELEYKGTKLEQFFIPDFVCFGCIVIELKAMSKLVDEHRSQVLNYLHALNFRLGLLINFGHHPKVEYERIVT, from the coding sequence GTGGCTGAGATAATTTATAGGGAAGAATCTCACAAGATAATGGGAGCCTGCTTCGAAGTCTATAAAGAAAAAGGCTGCGGATTTACTGAACCCGTTTATCAGGAATGCCTCAAGATCGAATTTGAGCGGCAGTCGATTCCGTTCGTTGCCCGACCTAAATTGGAACTGGAATACAAAGGCACGAAACTTGAACAGTTCTTCATTCCTGATTTCGTTTGTTTCGGTTGCATTGTTATTGAGTTGAAAGCTATGTCCAAACTTGTCGATGAGCATAGGTCGCAGGTTTTGAATTATCTTCACGCTTTGAATTTTCGACTTGGGCTTCTGATCAATTTTGGACATCACCCGAAGGTTGAATATGAAAGAATAGTCACTTGA
- a CDS encoding NAD(P)-dependent alcohol dehydrogenase, with translation MIQTTGYATHDKNAQFAPFTFERRDVGPNDILIDIQYAGICHSDIHQAKAEWEPMVPSLYPMVPGHEIVGRVSQVGSDVSKFSVGDIAGIGCFVDSCRQCPACTGGVEQYCIKGSAQTYNSTEMDRVTPTYGGYSRTYVVDEKYALKVRADQDLKGVAPLLCAGITTYSPLKKWGVGPGTKVAVAGLGGLGHMGVKLAAAMGADVTVLSTSPSKEADARKLGATGFVNTRDADAVKAVAGRFDLLLDTISANHDYNTYLSMVALNGVMVIVGVPTEPSPVNAFALIGGNKVLAGSMIGGIPETQEMLDFCAEHDVVSDVEVISPDRIEEAYDRTVKSDVRYRFVIDMGKE, from the coding sequence ATGATACAAACAACAGGTTACGCAACACATGACAAGAATGCCCAATTTGCTCCGTTCACCTTTGAACGCCGAGACGTTGGGCCAAATGACATTTTGATCGATATTCAATACGCAGGTATCTGTCACTCGGACATTCATCAGGCAAAGGCCGAGTGGGAGCCGATGGTGCCGTCTTTGTACCCAATGGTGCCGGGCCACGAGATCGTGGGACGTGTCTCGCAGGTGGGCAGTGATGTTTCTAAATTCTCGGTCGGTGATATTGCGGGAATCGGATGCTTTGTCGATTCGTGCCGCCAGTGCCCGGCATGTACCGGAGGCGTCGAGCAGTATTGCATCAAGGGAAGTGCCCAGACATACAACAGCACCGAGATGGACCGCGTCACACCAACATATGGCGGTTATTCAAGGACCTATGTCGTCGACGAGAAATATGCTCTCAAGGTACGTGCGGACCAAGATCTCAAGGGCGTCGCACCGTTACTATGCGCCGGTATCACGACGTATTCACCTTTGAAAAAATGGGGCGTCGGGCCGGGAACGAAAGTAGCGGTTGCGGGACTCGGCGGGCTCGGGCATATGGGCGTCAAATTAGCGGCGGCCATGGGAGCCGATGTTACGGTGCTGAGCACTTCGCCCTCGAAAGAGGCTGACGCAAGAAAACTCGGTGCGACGGGATTTGTGAACACGCGGGATGCCGACGCGGTAAAGGCAGTCGCGGGCCGATTTGATCTCCTGCTCGATACGATATCGGCGAACCACGATTACAACACATATTTGAGTATGGTCGCGCTTAACGGCGTGATGGTCATCGTCGGCGTGCCGACCGAACCTTCGCCGGTGAATGCGTTCGCATTGATAGGCGGCAATAAAGTGCTCGCGGGATCGATGATCGGCGGCATTCCCGAGACACAGGAAATGCTGGATTTTTGCGCCGAACATGATGTCGTTTCCGATGTAGAGGTCATCTCACCGGACCGTATCGAGGAAGCGTATGACCGTACAGTGAAGTCAGACGTTCGGTATAGATTTGTGATCGATATGGGGAAAGAATAA
- a CDS encoding RNA polymerase sigma factor, with translation MIYQRYHRRTYSLALRMTGSQTEAEDLTQEVFIQLFRKIGSFRGDSAFSTWLHRMTVNQVLMHFRRRSVKNERTSEDGEMPEQTVRGTANPNKMQVVDRIALKNAIAELPNGYRNVFVLHDVEGFEHEEVARIMGISVGTSKSQLHKARLKLRGLLIKQKD, from the coding sequence ATGATCTATCAGCGGTATCATCGCCGCACCTACAGCCTCGCGCTTCGCATGACCGGCAGCCAGACCGAGGCCGAAGATCTCACACAAGAAGTTTTTATTCAGTTGTTTCGCAAGATCGGCAGCTTTCGCGGCGATTCGGCATTTTCGACCTGGCTGCACCGCATGACGGTCAATCAGGTCCTGATGCATTTCCGCCGCCGCAGCGTTAAAAATGAACGCACGAGCGAGGACGGCGAGATGCCCGAACAGACAGTTCGCGGCACCGCAAATCCGAACAAAATGCAGGTCGTCGATCGCATCGCTCTCAAAAACGCGATCGCCGAACTGCCCAACGGTTACAGAAACGTATTTGTCCTGCACGACGTCGAGGGCTTTGAGCACGAAGAGGTCGCCCGTATCATGGGCATCTCCGTCGGCACGTCGAAATCGCAGCTTCACAAAGCAAGACTCAAGCTGCGCGGACTATTGATCAAGCAAAAAGATTAA
- a CDS encoding aldehyde dehydrogenase yields the protein MQRIDNYINGELVPSLSGEYLDSFDPSTGSVYSLIADSDERDVRLAVDAAKAAFPAWSSTSTEARHDILMRLVALIDRDLEQLALVESIDQGKPLSLARTVDIPRAISNFKFYATAAMHTANESHDSVGQNAINYTMRQPLGVVGCISPWNLPLYLFTWKIAPAIASGCTVVAKPSEVTPMTAYLLSKLCIEAGMPRGVLNIVHGLGPKVGSAMSVHKDIKAISFTGGTKTGEEIARVAAPMFKKLSLELGGKNPNIIFADCNYEEMLATTVRSSFSNQGEICLCGSRIFIERPIYEKFKCDFLESVSALQVGDPLLADTDVGAIVSKQHFDKIMSYIELAREEGGTILTGGNSVTVDGRCSDGWFIEPTVIEGLTFDCRTNQEEIFGPVVTLMPFDTEEEVLRYANSVRYGLSATVWTENLSRAHRLAARLESGIVWINCWLLRDLRTPFGGVKDSGMGREGGFEALQFFTEEKNVCIRI from the coding sequence ATGCAGCGAATCGACAATTACATCAATGGCGAGCTAGTACCCTCATTGTCGGGCGAATATTTAGACAGTTTTGATCCGTCTACAGGATCCGTCTATTCGTTGATCGCCGATTCGGACGAACGCGACGTTCGACTCGCGGTTGATGCGGCGAAAGCAGCTTTTCCGGCCTGGTCGAGCACATCGACGGAGGCTCGTCATGATATCTTGATGCGGCTGGTCGCTCTCATTGACCGCGATCTTGAGCAGTTGGCATTGGTCGAATCGATCGATCAGGGCAAACCGCTTTCACTCGCCCGCACCGTAGATATTCCTCGTGCGATCTCTAACTTCAAGTTTTACGCTACCGCCGCGATGCACACGGCAAACGAATCGCATGACAGCGTAGGTCAAAATGCGATCAACTACACAATGCGTCAGCCGCTCGGCGTGGTCGGATGCATCAGTCCTTGGAATCTGCCGCTCTATTTATTCACCTGGAAGATCGCACCCGCAATCGCTTCCGGCTGCACTGTTGTGGCCAAACCGTCTGAGGTCACACCAATGACGGCATATTTGCTTTCGAAGCTCTGCATCGAAGCAGGCATGCCGCGGGGCGTGCTCAATATCGTTCACGGACTTGGACCAAAGGTCGGATCGGCGATGTCCGTTCACAAGGACATCAAAGCGATCTCGTTCACCGGCGGAACAAAGACGGGCGAGGAGATCGCCCGCGTCGCTGCTCCGATGTTCAAAAAGCTCTCGCTCGAACTCGGCGGTAAAAACCCCAACATTATCTTTGCCGACTGCAACTACGAGGAAATGCTTGCTACAACCGTTCGCTCCTCATTCTCAAATCAGGGCGAAATATGCCTGTGCGGCTCGCGTATCTTTATAGAACGGCCGATATACGAAAAATTCAAGTGCGACTTTTTGGAGAGCGTTTCCGCCTTACAGGTAGGCGATCCTTTGCTGGCTGACACTGATGTGGGAGCGATCGTCTCGAAACAGCACTTTGACAAAATAATGTCGTATATCGAACTCGCTCGCGAAGAAGGCGGCACGATCTTGACCGGCGGAAATTCGGTCACAGTCGATGGACGATGCTCCGACGGCTGGTTCATTGAGCCGACCGTGATCGAAGGACTGACTTTCGATTGCCGGACGAATCAAGAAGAAATATTCGGCCCTGTCGTTACGCTCATGCCGTTTGACACCGAGGAAGAGGTTCTGCGGTATGCAAACAGCGTTCGATACGGTCTCTCAGCGACGGTCTGGACCGAGAATCTCTCACGAGCCCATCGTCTGGCGGCCCGACTCGAATCCGGTATCGTCTGGATCAATTGCTGGCTACTGCGCGACCTTCGGACACCGTTTGGCGGAGTAAAGGACAGCGGCATGGGCCGCGAAGGCGGCTTTGAGGCGCTACAGTTCTTCACCGAAGAAAAGAACGTGTGTATACGCATTTAG
- the pepT gene encoding peptidase T yields the protein MSRFLRYVKIDTQSAEDQPAPPSTKKQLVLANLLVKELNDLGVQNVRMSEWGIVYGTVPGNLPDNSKVPTVGFIAHMDTSPAVSGENINAVIHKNYQGGDIVLPNDKTQIITVAKNPALKGLIGDDIITADGTTLLGSDDKSGIAEIMTMIDILKQNPSIKHGNISVAFTPDEEVGGGIEKFDVKGFGAKYAYTVDGGELGEISDETWTAKTATITFSGKSTHPGYAKDILVNSSFAAADLLSRFNDPKVPRPETTEGRVGFVHPYNSTLDIETSTVRVLLRHFDMSGVDEQEAMIRSMLDETKKKFPNVGSEMTVRVGYLNMKEELKNHPQLVEYASEAAKRAGVTPKMKPIRGGTDGARLTFMGLPTPNLFTGGHNFHGKLEFNSRKGLEKSTESLVNLVQIWAEKK from the coding sequence ATGTCGCGCTTTCTGCGGTACGTTAAGATCGACACCCAATCGGCTGAGGATCAACCGGCTCCGCCGAGCACAAAAAAGCAGCTTGTCCTGGCTAATTTGCTGGTTAAGGAGCTGAACGATCTAGGCGTTCAGAACGTTCGAATGAGCGAATGGGGTATTGTTTACGGCACGGTTCCCGGAAATTTGCCTGACAATTCGAAAGTTCCGACGGTGGGTTTTATCGCCCACATGGACACTTCGCCTGCAGTTTCCGGTGAAAACATCAATGCGGTCATTCATAAGAATTATCAGGGCGGCGATATCGTCTTGCCGAATGATAAGACCCAGATCATCACGGTCGCCAAGAATCCGGCATTGAAAGGATTGATCGGCGATGACATCATCACCGCCGACGGAACCACTCTGCTTGGCTCCGACGACAAATCGGGCATTGCTGAGATAATGACAATGATCGATATCCTCAAGCAGAATCCATCGATCAAGCACGGCAACATCTCCGTTGCGTTCACGCCTGACGAAGAAGTCGGCGGCGGGATAGAAAAGTTTGACGTCAAAGGTTTCGGTGCCAAGTATGCTTATACGGTCGATGGCGGCGAACTTGGTGAGATATCCGATGAAACATGGACCGCCAAAACAGCTACGATCACATTCAGCGGCAAATCAACGCATCCGGGGTATGCCAAGGATATTCTCGTAAATTCGTCATTTGCCGCCGCGGACCTTCTATCGCGGTTCAACGACCCAAAAGTACCGAGGCCGGAAACGACCGAGGGCCGAGTCGGTTTTGTCCATCCGTACAATTCGACGCTCGATATCGAAACGTCGACCGTCCGTGTCCTGCTCCGGCATTTTGATATGTCAGGTGTTGATGAACAGGAGGCAATGATCCGCTCAATGCTCGATGAGACGAAAAAGAAGTTCCCAAACGTTGGCTCCGAAATGACGGTCCGCGTCGGTTACCTCAATATGAAAGAGGAACTGAAGAATCACCCGCAGCTTGTCGAATATGCGAGTGAAGCTGCCAAACGAGCCGGTGTTACGCCAAAAATGAAACCGATCCGCGGCGGGACCGATGGTGCGAGGCTTACCTTTATGGGTCTGCCGACTCCGAACCTATTTACGGGCGGTCACAATTTCCACGGCAAGCTCGAATTCAACTCGCGCAAGGGCCTAGAAAAATCAACTGAGAGTTTGGTAAACCTCGTCCAGATCTGGGCGGAGAAAAAGTAG
- a CDS encoding RidA family protein, with the protein MNEVLNSSKAPEPVGLYPHARRVGNLLFLSGVGPRERGTKIIPGVELDDAGEIVSYDIETQCRSVFQNVRYILEDAGSSWSNIIDVTVFLTNMKDDFAAYNRVYAEYFAENQPCRTTVEINKLPTPIAIELKVIATIDRDQNKGK; encoded by the coding sequence ATGAACGAAGTCCTTAATTCATCAAAAGCACCGGAACCGGTCGGCCTTTATCCTCACGCGAGGCGTGTGGGGAATCTGCTGTTTTTGTCCGGCGTTGGGCCGCGGGAACGTGGGACGAAGATTATTCCGGGCGTTGAGCTCGATGACGCGGGCGAGATCGTTTCGTATGATATCGAAACGCAGTGTAGATCGGTGTTTCAGAATGTACGGTACATTTTGGAAGATGCAGGTTCGTCGTGGTCGAACATAATCGATGTGACGGTCTTTCTGACCAATATGAAGGACGATTTTGCGGCATACAATCGCGTTTATGCCGAGTATTTTGCCGAAAATCAGCCGTGCCGGACGACGGTCGAGATCAACAAACTGCCGACGCCGATAGCGATCGAGCTAAAGGTGATAGCAACGATAGATAGAGATCAGAACAAGGGGAAGTAA
- a CDS encoding cupin domain-containing protein, producing MNTIKRILLGSIALVLAYFAFSIYLDSVFIRPQKVVLDNYFRPGDKLVSRFEGFDQTVLGVKDGWLHTRLEVMPNAAGPPEHAHVHFTETFTVKKGKLSILINGEKRVLKEGETISISPMTMHKPFNETGETVIIESDDTKTLPVEFGYHLSQMYGFMDMHPSGPSMPQMLMQLSVYGDDFDSIIAGPPVGIQRAMRTLIAPTARLFGYSSYYEEFKPKRS from the coding sequence ATGAACACCATCAAACGAATTCTATTAGGAAGCATCGCATTAGTACTGGCCTATTTTGCATTTAGTATTTATCTCGACAGCGTTTTCATTCGTCCGCAAAAGGTCGTTCTCGACAACTACTTTCGTCCGGGCGATAAATTGGTCAGCAGATTCGAGGGGTTTGACCAGACTGTTCTCGGAGTAAAGGACGGTTGGCTGCATACGCGGCTCGAAGTGATGCCGAACGCCGCCGGCCCGCCCGAACACGCCCACGTCCACTTCACTGAAACTTTTACGGTCAAAAAGGGAAAATTAAGCATCCTAATAAACGGCGAAAAGCGAGTCCTTAAGGAAGGCGAGACGATCTCGATATCGCCGATGACGATGCATAAGCCCTTTAATGAAACCGGCGAAACGGTTATCATCGAAAGCGACGACACCAAGACGTTACCCGTCGAATTCGGCTATCATCTCTCTCAGATGTACGGCTTTATGGACATGCATCCGAGCGGCCCGTCGATGCCGCAAATGCTGATGCAGCTTTCGGTCTATGGTGACGATTTCGATTCGATCATCGCCGGCCCACCAGTCGGGATCCAGCGTGCGATGCGTACGCTGATCGCCCCGACAGCCCGATTGTTCGGTTATAGTAGTTATTATGAGGAATTCAAACCAAAGCGTAGTTGA
- the msrA gene encoding peptide-methionine (S)-S-oxide reductase MsrA, with translation MKLFTVLSIAAAIGCSVVSSSSKAVDLKDVMPEVAPETATTAKGMQTAVFAGGCFWGVEAVFERVKGVTDVVSGYSGGDAKTANYDDVSDGKTAHAEAVKITYDPTKVTYQQLLFVFFSVAHDPTQLNYQGHDRGTQYRSAIFYSDEEQKKTTEAFIAAIEKSKAFSSPVVTQVVPLTAFYDAEKYHQNYLVRNPKNPYIVAHDLPKLANLKKQFPDLWVEK, from the coding sequence ATGAAGTTATTCACCGTGTTATCTATCGCCGCTGCTATTGGCTGCAGTGTTGTCAGTAGTTCGTCAAAGGCTGTCGACCTAAAAGACGTGATGCCCGAGGTAGCTCCCGAAACGGCAACGACGGCGAAAGGAATGCAGACCGCGGTCTTCGCAGGCGGCTGTTTTTGGGGTGTCGAGGCGGTGTTTGAACGCGTAAAGGGCGTGACTGATGTCGTATCAGGCTACTCAGGCGGCGACGCGAAAACCGCAAATTACGACGACGTAAGCGACGGCAAAACAGCCCACGCCGAGGCCGTTAAGATCACTTATGACCCGACAAAGGTCACGTACCAGCAGCTTTTGTTCGTATTTTTCTCGGTCGCCCACGACCCGACGCAATTGAATTATCAAGGCCACGACCGCGGCACGCAGTACCGCTCGGCGATCTTCTATTCGGACGAAGAACAAAAGAAAACGACCGAAGCATTCATCGCCGCGATCGAAAAGTCAAAAGCATTCTCCTCGCCCGTCGTCACCCAGGTTGTCCCGCTCACAGCCTTCTACGACGCCGAGAAATACCACCAAAACTACCTCGTCCGCAACCCGAAAAATCCATACATTGTCGCCCACGACCTGCCAAAGCTGGCGAATCTAAAGAAACAATTCCCCGATCTGTGGGTTGAGAAATAA